One segment of Anatilimnocola aggregata DNA contains the following:
- a CDS encoding ABC transporter ATP-binding protein: MKNFLRVLHLTLRRRMVFALTMFCSLVVALLWGANLGLVKPIVDITFSGQSPHSWADAQVLEAAEEVAKLEKKVADAQVELPQLPAAEQGPRRLQLQRDEVALGSARLGLTQAEAYHPWIVRYLPDSSFWALALLVGILCLATVIKDGFLAVNIYLVENLAQVSVVELRSQMMRTVLNREIDAFGNTGTSGLLSRFTADMSHVSAALSAVIGRVLLEPFKMIACLIGAAFICWRLLILSLIVAPLAGYLAIKLAQSLKRANRRAMEELSQLYGRISETLSGIQAVKAFGMEHHERQRFHERNKQFFFKSMRIAVYNASARTSAELTGTIIISLAILSGAYLVLNQQTTILGIKIMDRPLSPGSLIAFYALLAGVSDPARKLADVFNYIQRGLAASDRIYEVLDSEPAIVDPKQPVRLTNTRPEVVFENVSFHYKPGQPVLKNITLRIPYGKTVAVVGPNGCGKSTLMSLLLRFYDPVEGSIKLDNVDLRNMRQHDLRERIGLVAQQAMLFDDTVIANIRYGTPYATDEQVIEAATKAHAHRFITEKLELGYDTIVGERGGKLSGGQRQRILLARAILRDPQILILDEATSQIDLESEQLIHRVLEQFTRGRTTLMITHRVASLALADEVIVIDSGRILDFGTHDQLLKRCELYSRLYQLGFKASA, encoded by the coding sequence ATGAAGAATTTTCTTCGCGTACTGCACCTCACCCTGCGAAGGAGGATGGTCTTTGCGCTGACGATGTTCTGCTCGTTGGTGGTGGCCCTCTTGTGGGGCGCTAATCTGGGGCTCGTAAAACCCATCGTCGATATCACTTTCAGCGGCCAAAGTCCCCACAGTTGGGCCGATGCACAAGTGCTGGAAGCGGCCGAGGAAGTTGCCAAGCTCGAGAAAAAAGTGGCAGACGCGCAAGTCGAATTGCCGCAGTTACCGGCAGCCGAGCAGGGTCCACGGCGACTGCAACTGCAGCGCGACGAGGTCGCACTGGGTTCGGCCCGGCTAGGTTTAACGCAGGCTGAAGCCTATCACCCTTGGATCGTCCGTTATTTGCCTGATAGTTCGTTTTGGGCATTGGCACTGCTCGTCGGGATTCTGTGCCTGGCCACGGTCATCAAAGATGGCTTCTTGGCAGTGAATATTTACCTGGTAGAGAATCTGGCGCAGGTCTCGGTTGTTGAATTGCGCTCGCAGATGATGCGGACAGTCCTCAATCGCGAAATCGATGCGTTTGGCAACACGGGCACTAGCGGCCTCCTCTCGCGATTTACTGCCGACATGTCACATGTCTCGGCTGCTCTTTCAGCCGTGATTGGCCGGGTACTACTTGAACCATTCAAAATGATCGCCTGCCTGATCGGCGCGGCCTTTATTTGCTGGCGATTGCTGATTCTTTCGCTGATCGTGGCACCGCTGGCAGGTTACCTCGCCATTAAACTTGCTCAGTCGCTCAAGCGGGCCAATCGCCGTGCTATGGAAGAGCTTTCGCAGTTGTACGGCAGAATCTCCGAAACGCTATCCGGCATTCAAGCTGTCAAGGCCTTCGGCATGGAACACCACGAACGGCAACGGTTCCACGAGCGGAACAAGCAGTTCTTCTTTAAATCGATGCGGATCGCGGTATACAACGCCAGCGCGCGTACCAGTGCGGAACTAACGGGGACGATCATTATCTCGCTGGCTATTTTGTCGGGTGCATACCTGGTCTTGAATCAGCAGACGACGATTCTCGGCATCAAGATCATGGATCGGCCGCTCAGTCCCGGTTCACTAATCGCCTTTTACGCTCTGCTGGCTGGTGTGAGCGATCCGGCCCGCAAGTTGGCCGATGTGTTCAATTACATTCAGCGGGGGTTGGCAGCTTCAGATCGGATTTACGAAGTACTCGATAGCGAACCGGCCATCGTCGATCCCAAGCAACCTGTGCGGCTCACGAATACGCGGCCCGAAGTGGTGTTCGAGAACGTCTCGTTTCACTACAAGCCAGGTCAGCCGGTACTGAAGAACATTACGCTCCGAATTCCTTACGGCAAGACGGTCGCAGTGGTGGGACCGAACGGTTGCGGCAAAAGTACGTTGATGAGTCTGCTCCTCCGGTTCTACGACCCGGTCGAAGGGAGCATTAAGCTCGATAACGTCGATCTGCGAAATATGCGGCAGCACGATCTGCGCGAGCGGATTGGCCTCGTCGCACAGCAGGCAATGCTGTTTGACGATACGGTGATTGCCAACATTCGCTACGGAACTCCCTATGCGACCGACGAGCAAGTCATCGAGGCAGCAACCAAAGCCCACGCTCATCGGTTCATTACCGAGAAACTCGAACTGGGTTACGACACGATCGTGGGGGAACGTGGAGGCAAACTTTCGGGCGGGCAACGGCAACGGATTTTGCTGGCCCGGGCGATTCTGCGCGATCCACAGATCCTGATCCTCGACGAAGCGACCAGCCAGATTGACCTCGAAAGTGAACAATTGATTCATCGAGTGCTCGAACAATTCACCCGCGGCCGCACCACGCTGATGATTACGCACCGCGTTGCTTCGCTGGCCCTCGCCGACGAAGTCATTGTGATCGATAGCGGCCGTATCCTCGATTTCGGCACGCACGACCAGCTGCTCAAGCGCTGCGAACTCTATAGCCGGCTGTATCAGTTGGGCTTCAAGGCGTCGGCATAA